In Dolichospermum flos-aquae CCAP 1403/13F, the following proteins share a genomic window:
- a CDS encoding isochorismate synthase yields the protein MTISPCRSHTFVDYKYLNQLLLEIQENCRRHNYSKIVSIPLEIGLVDPLLVFDQFNQKNTINFYFENKSNGEAIAAIDTLDKIEISGKDRFTKSEEFIKNCLKNIIPISHKNQTFSLPRFFCTFSFFDQHKKVDCPFPSATVFLPCWQIALKNNCCTLVMNTIINSRINITKILDNLQRHLEIIRSLHTHSLNIDKFPLNLYKKITNNGEKFKTSVSSVLEIIHANQLRKIVLADILDVSANHDFNLLQSLNNLRQIHPNCNVFSTSNGQGQNFIGASPERLISIHKRQLITDALAGSAPRGKTPTEDATNANNLVNSTKEKHEHKLVLDFITQHLSQLGLFPQVLAPRLRQLSNIQHLWTPISAVVPNNIHPLQIVAKLHPTPAVAGAARDIACAEIRRYESFERGLYAAPLGWVDGEGNCEFIVGIRSALIDGNYARLYAGAGIVAGSDPQKEFAEVQLKLQALLKALV from the coding sequence ATGACAATTTCACCATGTCGCAGCCACACCTTTGTAGACTACAAATACCTTAATCAATTACTATTAGAGATTCAGGAAAATTGCCGTCGCCATAATTATAGTAAAATTGTGAGTATTCCCCTAGAAATTGGCTTAGTTGATCCTTTGCTGGTTTTTGATCAATTTAATCAGAAAAATACCATAAACTTTTATTTTGAAAATAAAAGTAATGGTGAAGCAATAGCAGCAATTGATACTTTAGATAAAATAGAAATTTCTGGTAAAGATAGGTTTACAAAATCAGAAGAATTTATTAAAAATTGTCTGAAAAATATAATTCCTATTTCTCACAAAAATCAGACTTTTTCCCTACCTCGATTTTTTTGTACTTTCAGTTTTTTTGATCAGCATAAAAAAGTAGATTGTCCATTTCCTTCTGCTACGGTTTTCCTACCTTGTTGGCAAATAGCTTTAAAAAATAATTGCTGCACATTAGTAATGAATACAATTATCAATTCTAGGATTAATATTACCAAAATATTAGATAATTTACAACGCCATTTAGAAATTATTAGATCTTTGCATACCCATTCTCTAAATATTGATAAATTTCCCTTAAACTTATATAAAAAAATCACTAATAACGGTGAAAAATTTAAAACTTCTGTTTCCTCAGTTTTAGAAATAATTCATGCTAACCAGTTAAGAAAAATTGTTTTAGCTGATATCTTAGATGTCAGTGCTAATCATGATTTTAACTTATTACAATCTTTAAATAATCTCCGCCAAATACATCCTAATTGTAATGTATTTTCCACCAGTAATGGTCAAGGACAAAACTTTATTGGTGCTAGTCCAGAACGATTAATTAGTATTCACAAACGGCAGTTAATTACTGATGCTTTGGCAGGTTCTGCACCGAGGGGAAAAACACCCACAGAAGATGCTACAAATGCTAACAATTTAGTGAATAGTACCAAAGAAAAACACGAACATAAACTCGTTCTAGATTTTATTACTCAACATTTATCTCAACTGGGTTTATTCCCCCAAGTTTTAGCCCCCAGACTGCGACAATTATCTAATATCCAACATTTATGGACACCAATTAGTGCAGTAGTTCCCAATAATATTCACCCTTTACAAATCGTTGCTAAACTGCATCCTACTCCAGCAGTTGCCGGGGCAGCACGAGATATTGCTTGTGCAGAAATTCGCCGTTATGAAAGTTTTGAAAGGGGTTTATATGCAGCCCCTTTAGGTTGGGTAGACGGAGAAGGAAATTGTGAATTTATTGTGGGGATTCGTTCGGCTTTAATTGATGGTAATTATGCTAGACTGTATGCAGGTGCGGGTATTGTTGCTGGTTCAGATCCTCAAAAGGAATTTGCCGAAGTGCAACTTAAACTGCAAGCCTTATTAAAAGCCTTGGTTTAA
- a CDS encoding glutamate-5-semialdehyde dehydrogenase, whose product MTNFKIISPLSAMPTTSEAIAQQTRQAASKLAVLSSEAKNQTIEAIAQALELAKDDILQANLADCHAATAAGIAKPLYKRLQLDEHKLRDAIAGVRDVGKLEDPIGKVQIHREIDTGLILKRITCPLGVLGIIFEARPEAAIQIVSLAIKSGNGVILKGGKEAIHSCTAIVKAIKQGLSHTAVNPDVVQLLTTREEILELLQLDKYVDLIIPRGSNAFVKFVQDNTRIPVLGHADGICHLYVDQAADIAKAISITVDSKIQYPAACNAIETLLVHSSIAAEFLPQVATALQAQNVELKGDERTIQILSDIATATEIDWQTEYSDLILAIKIVDSLNEAISHIENYGSRHTEAIITEDITAAETFQGLVNAAGVYHNCSTRFADGFRYGFGAEVGISTQQMPPRGPVGLEGLITYKYQMSGNGHIVKTYTGANAKSFSHRDL is encoded by the coding sequence ATGACTAATTTCAAAATTATTTCTCCTCTATCTGCGATGCCTACTACCAGCGAAGCTATCGCTCAACAAACCCGTCAAGCTGCTAGTAAGCTGGCAGTTCTCTCCTCTGAGGCCAAAAATCAAACTATTGAAGCGATCGCTCAAGCTTTAGAATTGGCAAAGGATGATATTCTGCAAGCAAACCTGGCTGATTGTCACGCAGCAACAGCGGCAGGAATCGCTAAACCCCTTTATAAACGGTTGCAGTTAGATGAACATAAATTAAGGGATGCGATCGCTGGTGTGCGAGATGTTGGTAAACTAGAAGATCCTATTGGTAAAGTCCAAATTCATCGAGAAATTGACACTGGTTTAATTCTCAAACGCATTACCTGTCCTTTAGGCGTTTTAGGCATCATTTTTGAAGCCCGTCCCGAAGCCGCAATTCAAATAGTTTCCTTAGCAATTAAATCCGGTAATGGTGTCATTCTCAAAGGTGGTAAAGAAGCAATACATTCTTGTACAGCCATAGTTAAAGCCATTAAACAAGGATTATCTCACACAGCAGTTAATCCTGATGTGGTGCAATTGTTAACCACGAGAGAAGAAATATTAGAACTTTTGCAATTAGATAAATATGTAGATTTAATTATTCCCAGAGGTTCTAATGCTTTTGTGAAATTTGTCCAAGATAATACCCGCATTCCCGTATTAGGTCATGCTGATGGCATTTGTCATCTTTATGTAGATCAAGCCGCTGATATTGCCAAAGCTATTAGTATTACTGTAGATTCTAAAATTCAATATCCTGCTGCTTGTAATGCCATTGAAACTTTGCTAGTTCATAGTAGCATTGCTGCCGAATTTCTCCCCCAAGTTGCCACAGCTTTACAAGCACAAAATGTAGAATTAAAAGGTGATGAACGGACTATACAAATTTTATCTGATATTGCCACAGCGACAGAAATAGACTGGCAAACAGAATACAGTGATTTGATTTTAGCCATTAAAATAGTTGATTCTTTAAATGAAGCCATATCCCACATTGAAAATTATGGTTCTCGGCACACAGAAGCAATCATTACTGAAGATATTACAGCGGCAGAAACATTTCAAGGCTTAGTCAATGCAGCGGGAGTTTATCATAATTGTTCTACCCGTTTTGCTGATGGTTTCCGTTATGGATTTGGTGCAGAAGTGGGAATTAGTACCCAACAAATGCCCCCGCGCGGACCAGTTGGTTTAGAAGGTTTGATTACATATAAATATCAAATGTCTGGTAATGGACATATTGTGAAAACCTACACAGGTGCAAACGCAAAATCATTTAGTCACCGTGATTTGTAA
- the menA gene encoding 2-carboxy-1,4-naphthoquinone phytyltransferase: MTSTQISPPQAKLWMAAIKPPMYSVAIMPIWVGSAVAFREIKIFSPIIFSLFIAAAILILAWENISNDVFDAETGIDQNKHHSLVNLTGNKTLMFWIGTLCLGLGLLGIIAIAILQKDPTVMAIILLCCGLGYMYQGPPFRLGYQGLGEILCFFAFGPLGMSAAYYSQTQTWSMTNLAASVILGLVTSLVLFCSHFHQVVDDIAAGKKSPIVRLGTHTGAKVLVGFTASIYPLILLFVILNIFPIWTLLSFLSLPFAVKLCRHVLENHNQPDKVSNSKFIAIRVQFVSCLFLGLGFIFG; encoded by the coding sequence ATGACTTCAACTCAGATTTCACCACCTCAAGCTAAATTATGGATGGCGGCTATTAAACCGCCAATGTACAGTGTTGCTATTATGCCAATTTGGGTAGGTTCTGCGGTAGCATTTAGGGAAATAAAGATTTTTAGTCCCATAATATTCTCCTTGTTTATTGCTGCGGCAATTTTGATTTTAGCTTGGGAAAATATTAGTAATGATGTCTTTGATGCCGAAACAGGAATTGATCAGAATAAACATCATTCATTGGTGAATTTAACTGGTAACAAAACCTTAATGTTTTGGATAGGAACCCTGTGTTTAGGTTTGGGTTTGTTGGGAATAATAGCGATCGCTATTTTGCAAAAAGACCCCACAGTTATGGCTATAATCCTCTTATGCTGCGGTTTGGGCTATATGTACCAAGGTCCCCCTTTCCGTCTAGGATACCAAGGTTTAGGGGAAATTCTCTGCTTTTTTGCCTTTGGTCCTTTGGGTATGAGTGCGGCTTATTATAGTCAAACTCAAACCTGGTCTATGACCAATTTAGCAGCTTCGGTAATTTTGGGACTTGTTACCAGTTTAGTGTTATTTTGCTCCCATTTTCATCAAGTTGTAGATGACATAGCCGCAGGAAAGAAATCTCCTATTGTGCGTCTAGGAACTCACACTGGTGCAAAGGTTTTAGTGGGTTTTACTGCGAGTATTTATCCTCTAATTTTGTTATTTGTGATTTTGAATATTTTCCCAATTTGGACATTACTTAGTTTTCTGAGTTTACCTTTTGCGGTGAAATTATGTCGTCATGTTTTAGAAAATCACAACCAACCAGATAAAGTCAGCAATTCTAAATTCATCGCTATCAGAGTTCAGTTTGTGAGTTGCTTATTTTTGGGTTTAGGATTTATATTTGGTTAA